From Flavobacterium alkalisoli, the proteins below share one genomic window:
- a CDS encoding EamA family transporter yields MLYLILSIICSVTVGVIFKTSKKYTANISQIVAWNYIFAIVLCYLFFKPDLQTVTNDAPWELYIPLSILLPSVFVFLALSIKHMGIVKTDAAQRLSLFIPVIAAYFLFEESFSVYKIIGLAIGFPAIALILSKKDNNTENKWLYPAIVLFGFGTVDVLFKNIALQTSLPFTTSLFVIFCGALVIAWLYVIYELIVKKEKFCLFNFAFGALVGIFNFCNILFYLYAHKEFAKDPSVVFAGMNMGVIVLGSLAGIFVFREKMTRLNYLGLFMALCAIIFITLSQMQSA; encoded by the coding sequence AACATCAGCCAGATAGTAGCCTGGAATTATATTTTTGCCATTGTACTTTGCTATCTTTTTTTTAAGCCCGATCTGCAAACCGTAACCAACGATGCTCCCTGGGAACTTTACATCCCGCTATCCATCCTTTTGCCTTCGGTGTTTGTATTTCTCGCTTTATCCATTAAACATATGGGTATCGTAAAGACCGATGCTGCACAGCGCTTATCTTTGTTTATACCGGTTATTGCTGCCTATTTTTTGTTTGAGGAATCATTTTCTGTTTATAAAATAATAGGCCTGGCTATAGGCTTTCCTGCTATTGCATTAATCCTTTCAAAAAAGGACAACAATACCGAAAACAAATGGTTATACCCGGCTATAGTGCTTTTCGGCTTTGGTACAGTAGATGTACTATTTAAAAATATTGCATTGCAGACATCATTACCTTTTACCACTTCTCTTTTTGTTATTTTTTGTGGAGCACTGGTAATAGCATGGCTATATGTTATTTATGAACTGATTGTGAAAAAAGAAAAATTCTGTCTCTTCAATTTTGCCTTTGGTGCGCTTGTGGGAATTTTTAACTTCTGTAATATCCTTTTTTACCTTTATGCGCACAAGGAATTTGCAAAAGATCCGTCTGTTGTTTTTGCCGGAATGAACATGGGAGTTATTGTTTTGGGATCGCTTGCCGGCATATTTGTCTTTAGGGAAAAAATGACCCGATTAAATTATTTGGGGCTTTTTATGGCACTCTGTGCTATCATTTTTATCACCCTTTCCCAAATGCAATCGGCTTAA
- a CDS encoding trans-sulfuration enzyme family protein: MKEQTLILNSLPIDPLTGSISTPIYQTSTFVQDAPGVHKGFDYSRSNNPTRKVLEDCIAKLENGHAGFAFASGLAAIDAVVKLLEAGDEIIAVDDIYGGAFRLFTHVYQKFGIKINYVDSTNAQNVADAVTDKTKLIWIESPTNPTLKVSDIRTIAKTARQHNILLCVDNTFASPVSQKPIDFGADIIIHSATKYIAGHSDLIAGLVITSTPELSEKIKFIQNASGAILGPFDSWLVIRGIETLNLRVKQHAENAQKIAEYLLEEKLVKNVYYPGLPSHHNHEIAKSQQKYFGGVIAFDLVIDDKQLASQIVSGTKLFKLAESLGGVKSLCCLPCEMTHKSIPAEKRYGSGVTDSLIRLSVGLEDADDLIADLKQAIEAAVKANADKTAVTA, encoded by the coding sequence ATGAAAGAGCAGACTCTAATTCTTAACAGCTTACCGATTGACCCGCTAACAGGTTCTATCTCTACCCCTATTTACCAAACATCAACTTTTGTACAGGATGCACCGGGTGTACACAAAGGTTTTGATTACTCACGCAGTAACAACCCAACCCGCAAAGTTCTTGAAGACTGCATTGCCAAACTTGAAAACGGGCATGCCGGTTTTGCTTTTGCCAGCGGACTTGCAGCTATTGATGCAGTAGTTAAACTACTTGAAGCAGGTGATGAGATTATTGCAGTGGATGATATTTACGGTGGAGCTTTCCGTTTATTTACACACGTTTACCAAAAGTTTGGTATTAAAATAAACTATGTAGACTCTACTAACGCACAAAACGTTGCGGATGCAGTAACCGACAAGACAAAACTTATATGGATTGAATCGCCTACTAACCCGACCCTTAAAGTATCCGATATCCGTACTATTGCAAAAACCGCCCGCCAACATAACATACTTCTTTGCGTAGACAACACTTTTGCTTCTCCGGTTTCTCAAAAACCTATAGACTTTGGAGCTGATATTATCATCCACAGTGCTACAAAATACATTGCAGGACACAGCGACCTTATTGCAGGTCTTGTAATAACCTCAACTCCTGAACTAAGCGAAAAAATCAAATTTATCCAAAATGCTTCGGGAGCTATACTAGGTCCTTTTGACAGCTGGTTGGTTATCCGTGGTATAGAAACATTAAACCTTAGGGTAAAACAACATGCTGAAAACGCTCAAAAAATTGCCGAATATCTACTGGAAGAGAAACTGGTTAAAAATGTTTACTATCCGGGGCTTCCGTCTCACCACAATCATGAGATTGCTAAAAGCCAACAAAAATACTTTGGCGGAGTTATAGCGTTTGATCTTGTAATTGACGATAAGCAACTGGCCTCACAAATTGTTTCGGGGACTAAACTTTTCAAACTGGCAGAAAGCCTTGGAGGAGTAAAAAGCCTTTGCTGCCTGCCTTGTGAAATGACTCACAAATCTATCCCTGCCGAAAAAAGATACGGTTCGGGTGTAACCGACAGCTTAATTCGCCTGTCTGTTGGACTTGAAGATGCTGATGACCTTATTGCCGACCTAAAACAGGCCATTGAGGCTGCTGTAAAGGCAAATGCTGATAAAACTGCTGTAACAGCTTAA
- a CDS encoding homoserine dehydrogenase yields the protein MSRKKLNIGLFGFGCVGFGLYEVLDKTPGLKANIKNICVKDKNKAREIGAENFTFDKNDILNDDDINVVVELIDDADAAFEIVSAALKKGKAVVSANKKMVAEHFTELLELQREYNVPLLYEAACCASMPIIRNLEEYYDNDLLESIEGIVNGSTNYILTKTFAENLSYEEALKQAQDKGFAESNPILDTGGFDAKYKLLILLAHSFGYIANPTDIFNIGIDNIGGLELKYAREKGLKIKLVAQAFKGANGNLSAFVIPKFVGNEDRLFTVDDVFNGIITKTSFADTHFFVGRGAGAHPTASAVLSDISALSYDYRYEYKKIYQQEDLVLSNQVSLKVFLRHTKEEAESLKEYFDTIEESYVNNESGYITGNISLENLKTLQSQNKGERSFILLNIEKEKETAVHESLILA from the coding sequence ATGTCAAGAAAAAAATTAAATATAGGATTATTCGGTTTTGGGTGTGTAGGCTTCGGATTATATGAAGTACTTGATAAAACTCCCGGACTAAAGGCAAACATTAAAAACATTTGTGTTAAGGATAAAAACAAAGCACGCGAAATAGGTGCCGAAAACTTTACGTTTGATAAAAACGACATCCTTAACGACGATGATATAAATGTTGTTGTAGAACTTATTGATGATGCCGATGCTGCATTTGAAATTGTATCGGCTGCCCTTAAAAAAGGGAAAGCAGTAGTTTCTGCCAACAAAAAGATGGTTGCCGAACATTTTACCGAATTGCTGGAACTACAGCGTGAATACAATGTACCATTGTTATATGAAGCAGCCTGTTGTGCCAGTATGCCTATAATACGTAATCTGGAAGAGTATTATGACAACGATCTTTTAGAATCTATAGAAGGTATTGTAAACGGCTCTACCAATTATATACTTACCAAAACCTTTGCCGAGAACCTTTCTTATGAGGAAGCCTTAAAACAGGCACAGGATAAAGGTTTTGCAGAAAGTAACCCTATTCTTGACACAGGTGGTTTTGATGCCAAATATAAGCTGCTAATATTATTAGCACACTCTTTTGGCTACATTGCAAACCCTACAGATATCTTTAACATAGGAATTGACAACATAGGCGGACTGGAGCTTAAGTATGCCCGCGAAAAAGGGCTAAAAATCAAACTGGTAGCACAGGCCTTTAAAGGGGCAAACGGAAACCTATCCGCTTTTGTTATTCCTAAGTTCGTGGGTAACGAAGACCGCCTGTTTACCGTAGATGATGTATTTAACGGAATTATTACAAAAACAAGCTTTGCCGATACTCACTTTTTTGTAGGCCGCGGTGCGGGTGCACATCCTACAGCTTCGGCAGTACTATCAGATATATCTGCATTGAGTTATGATTACCGTTACGAATACAAAAAAATATACCAGCAGGAAGACTTGGTTCTTTCTAACCAGGTAAGCCTAAAAGTATTCCTGCGCCATACAAAAGAAGAGGCCGAAAGCCTTAAAGAATATTTTGACACTATAGAGGAATCGTATGTAAATAATGAGTCTGGTTATATAACAGGTAACATTTCCCTGGAAAACCTAAAGACCCTGCAAAGCCAAAACAAAGGCGAAAGGTCTTTTATACTATTAAACATTGAAAAAGAAAAAGAAACTGCTGTACATGAGTCTTTAATTTTAGCTTAA